From a single Calothrix sp. NIES-2098 genomic region:
- a CDS encoding metallophosphoesterase: MTSEITQSTNLKIAVVGDVHDQWEVEDGIALKHLGVDLVLFVGDFGNESVEVVRAIASVDIPKAAVMGNHDAWYTATEWGRKKCPYDRTKEDWVQEQLDLLGPAHVGYSKLDFPAWNLTVVGGRPFTWGGPEWRFADICKERYGVTDLEESADKIMAAVKSAAYDTIIFLGHNGPSGLGDRPEDPCGKDWLPIGGDFGDPDFGEAISQALNAGKTIPLVTFGHMHHSLRHTKKTLRKPVLKSPEGTIYLNAASVPRIVETHSHKQRNFSLVSLEAGVVSQVSLVWVGNDYQIVSEEIFYERSRPVVQSA, translated from the coding sequence ATGACCAGTGAGATAACACAATCAACAAACCTCAAAATAGCAGTAGTTGGCGATGTTCACGACCAATGGGAAGTAGAAGATGGTATTGCACTCAAGCATTTGGGTGTGGACTTAGTGCTGTTTGTGGGGGATTTTGGCAATGAGTCGGTGGAAGTGGTAAGAGCGATCGCTTCTGTTGACATTCCCAAAGCAGCCGTGATGGGCAACCATGATGCCTGGTACACTGCCACAGAATGGGGACGGAAAAAGTGTCCCTACGACCGCACCAAGGAAGACTGGGTACAGGAACAACTCGATTTATTGGGGCCTGCCCATGTCGGTTACAGCAAGCTAGATTTTCCGGCTTGGAATCTAACTGTAGTTGGAGGTCGTCCTTTTACTTGGGGTGGGCCAGAGTGGAGATTTGCTGACATCTGCAAAGAACGTTACGGTGTCACGGATTTGGAAGAATCAGCAGATAAAATTATGGCTGCGGTCAAAAGTGCTGCATACGACACGATTATTTTTCTCGGACACAATGGGCCTAGTGGATTAGGCGATCGCCCAGAAGACCCCTGCGGCAAAGACTGGCTCCCCATTGGCGGCGATTTTGGCGATCCAGATTTTGGCGAAGCGATTTCCCAGGCTCTCAACGCTGGTAAAACCATTCCCCTGGTGACATTTGGACACATGCACCATAGCCTACGGCATACTAAGAAGACGCTGCGAAAGCCCGTTCTGAAAAGCCCAGAAGGGACAATTTACTTGAATGCGGCTAGTGTACCCAGGATAGTAGAAACCCACAGCCACAAGCAGCGTAATTTTTCCCTAGTCTCCCTAGAGGCGGGTGTAGTGTCGCAAGTCTCCCTAGTTTGGGTGGGCAATGATTACCAGATAGTATCAGAGGAAATTTTTTACGAGCGATCGCGTCCAGTAGTGCAATCTGCGTAG
- a CDS encoding GUN4-like protein — translation MAIADHIYIECDFIGVVPYTHHGIDCGDGTVIHYSDRCIRRDSIQEFSQGKKIYKEHYDDCDSPDIVILRAESRLGECEYKLFSNNCEHFASWCKTGFEEPKQMKPILGLLDFFNWRIQDAERQNFQKLLSKNNEIIEKLNSQLKQQEKAQLKSSQEQALITDKFDYRILQNLLQEGYWQEADELTLYAMLKISSRENDRYFRPTDISNFSREHLLIIDKLWQEYSSNLFGFTAQKEIYQNLGGNQNYQHEIWEKFSEKVGWRRNEVPLSYEQLTFSRNAVKGHLPHGKKIGSEVIGFLTII, via the coding sequence ATGGCCATAGCAGACCATATTTACATTGAGTGCGATTTCATCGGCGTTGTGCCATATACTCACCACGGTATTGATTGTGGTGATGGAACTGTAATTCATTACTCAGACCGTTGTATTAGGAGAGATTCAATACAAGAGTTTAGCCAAGGTAAAAAGATTTATAAAGAACACTACGATGATTGTGATTCTCCAGACATTGTCATATTACGTGCAGAAAGCAGATTAGGAGAATGCGAGTATAAGCTATTTTCTAATAACTGTGAACACTTTGCAAGCTGGTGTAAAACCGGGTTTGAGGAGCCTAAACAAATGAAACCAATACTTGGCTTGTTAGATTTTTTCAATTGGAGGATACAAGATGCAGAACGGCAAAATTTTCAAAAATTACTTAGCAAGAATAACGAAATTATTGAGAAATTAAATTCTCAATTAAAACAACAAGAAAAGGCACAACTTAAAAGCTCGCAAGAACAAGCTCTAATTACAGATAAATTTGATTATCGAATACTACAAAATTTGCTTCAAGAAGGTTATTGGCAAGAAGCTGATGAACTCACATTATATGCAATGCTCAAAATCTCCAGCAGAGAGAATGATAGATATTTTCGACCAACTGATATTTCTAACTTCTCCCGCGAACATCTATTAATTATTGATAAATTATGGCAGGAATACAGCAGTAATTTATTCGGCTTCACTGCACAAAAAGAAATTTATCAAAATTTAGGAGGAAACCAAAATTACCAACACGAAATTTGGGAGAAGTTTAGTGAAAAGGTAGGTTGGCGCAGAAATGAAGTTCCGCTATCATACGAGCAACTCACTTTTAGTAGAAACGCAGTTAAAGGACATCTACCTCATGGTAAAAAAATTGGATCTGAAGTAATAGGATTTTTGACAATTATTTAG
- a CDS encoding thioredoxin, whose product MSAAAQVTDSTFKQEVLDSEVPVLVDFWAPWCGPCRMVAPVVDEIASQYEGQLKVVKVNTDENPNVASQYGIRSIPTLMIFKGGQKVDMVVGAVPKTTLANTLEKYL is encoded by the coding sequence ATGTCAGCAGCCGCACAAGTTACGGATTCTACGTTTAAGCAAGAAGTACTCGACAGCGAAGTACCTGTTTTGGTTGACTTTTGGGCACCTTGGTGTGGTCCATGCAGGATGGTAGCTCCTGTTGTGGATGAAATTGCCTCTCAGTACGAAGGTCAGCTAAAAGTCGTTAAAGTAAACACTGATGAGAATCCTAATGTTGCCAGTCAGTACGGCATCCGCAGTATTCCCACATTAATGATTTTTAAAGGTGGGCAAAAGGTTGATATGGTCGTCGGTGCCGTGCCTAAAACTACATTAGCTAACACATTGGAAAAATATCTTTGA
- a CDS encoding quinolinate synthetase, which yields MFNTALAQRETTHPGVLPLDLFAAIESLKKELNAVILAHYYQEPDIQDIADFIGDSLQLAKAAANTNADAIVFAGVHFMAETAKILNPDKLVLLPDLNAGCSLADSCPAEAFAAFKAAHPDHLVVSYINCSADIKAMSDIICTSSNAVKIVQQIPKDQPIIFAPDRNLGRYVIEQTGRDLVLWDGSCIVHETFSEKKIVQLKITHPEAEAIAHPECETSILRHANYIGSTAALLNYCQKSSAQEFIVATEPGIIHQMQKLAPQKRFIPAPPINNCNCNECPFMRLNTLEKVYWAMKNRTPEITMSEEIRLAALRPMQRMLEMSV from the coding sequence GTGTTCAACACTGCACTTGCTCAAAGAGAAACCACCCATCCGGGTGTACTACCACTGGATTTATTTGCGGCGATTGAGAGTCTGAAAAAAGAACTCAACGCGGTGATTTTAGCGCATTACTATCAAGAGCCAGATATCCAGGATATTGCAGACTTTATTGGGGATTCATTACAACTAGCAAAAGCCGCAGCTAATACCAATGCAGATGCGATCGTCTTTGCTGGTGTTCACTTCATGGCAGAGACAGCAAAGATACTCAATCCTGACAAATTGGTATTGTTACCAGATTTGAACGCAGGCTGTTCCTTAGCAGACAGTTGTCCTGCGGAAGCGTTTGCAGCCTTTAAAGCCGCCCATCCCGATCATTTAGTAGTTTCTTATATCAACTGCTCTGCCGATATTAAAGCCATGAGCGATATTATCTGCACCAGTTCCAATGCTGTGAAAATTGTGCAGCAAATACCGAAAGATCAGCCAATTATTTTTGCCCCCGATCGCAATTTGGGGCGCTACGTCATAGAACAAACCGGACGAGATTTGGTGCTATGGGATGGTAGCTGCATCGTCCATGAAACCTTTTCAGAAAAGAAAATTGTCCAGTTAAAAATTACCCATCCCGAAGCAGAGGCGATCGCCCATCCAGAATGCGAAACTAGCATCTTGCGCCATGCTAACTATATCGGCTCTACAGCAGCGTTACTCAATTATTGTCAAAAAAGTTCTGCACAAGAATTTATTGTAGCTACAGAGCCAGGTATTATTCACCAAATGCAAAAACTAGCTCCTCAAAAGCGGTTTATTCCTGCGCCACCAATCAATAACTGTAATTGCAATGAATGTCCGTTTATGCGGTTAAATACCTTAGAAAAAGTTTATTGGGCAATGAAAAATCGGACTCCTGAAATCACCATGTCTGAAGAGATTCGATTAGCCGCTTTGCGTCCAATGCAACGGATGTTAGAAATGAGTGTTTAG
- a CDS encoding IMP dehydrogenase family protein — protein sequence MDIQLGRGKTARRAYGIDEIALVPGNRTLDPSLADTRWRIGNIEREIPIIASAMDGVVDVRMAVRLSQLGALGVLNLEGIQTRYADPEPILDKIAAVGKDEFVHLMQELYAEPIKPELIEKRIQEIKQQGGIAAVSATPAGASKYGEVVAKAGADLFFVQATVVSTAHLSPESVVPLDLAEFCRSMPIPVILGNCVTYEVTLNLLKAGAAGVLVGIGPGAACTSRGVLGVGVPQATAIADCAAARDDYYRETGNYIPVIADGGLITGGDICKCIACGADGVMIGSPFARAAEAPGRGYHWGMATPSPVLPRGTRIRVATTGTLEQILIGPAGLDDGTHNLLGALKTSMGTLGAKNIKEMQQVEVVIAPSLLTEGKVYQKAQQLGMGK from the coding sequence GTGGACATTCAACTTGGGCGGGGAAAAACGGCTCGGAGAGCTTACGGAATTGATGAGATTGCTTTAGTACCTGGTAACAGAACACTCGATCCGAGTTTGGCAGATACCAGGTGGCGCATCGGCAATATTGAGCGAGAAATTCCAATCATTGCTAGTGCTATGGATGGCGTAGTCGACGTGCGCATGGCTGTACGTTTATCGCAGCTAGGAGCATTAGGAGTTCTCAACTTAGAAGGTATCCAAACACGCTATGCCGATCCAGAACCGATTTTGGATAAGATTGCTGCTGTGGGCAAAGATGAATTTGTCCACCTGATGCAAGAACTCTATGCTGAACCAATCAAGCCAGAATTAATTGAAAAACGTATTCAGGAAATTAAGCAACAAGGTGGGATAGCCGCAGTCAGTGCTACGCCAGCCGGAGCAAGTAAATATGGCGAAGTAGTAGCCAAAGCTGGGGCGGATTTATTTTTTGTACAAGCTACGGTAGTTTCTACTGCACACCTCTCGCCTGAGTCTGTTGTGCCATTAGATTTGGCAGAATTCTGCCGTTCTATGCCCATTCCCGTAATTTTGGGAAACTGCGTAACTTACGAAGTGACTTTGAATCTGTTAAAAGCTGGGGCTGCTGGCGTACTGGTAGGGATTGGCCCTGGTGCAGCTTGTACCTCCCGTGGTGTGTTGGGTGTCGGCGTACCCCAAGCGACTGCGATCGCAGATTGTGCCGCCGCACGCGATGATTACTATCGAGAAACTGGTAATTACATTCCTGTAATTGCTGATGGTGGTTTAATCACTGGCGGCGATATTTGCAAGTGCATTGCTTGCGGTGCTGATGGTGTGATGATTGGTTCTCCCTTTGCTAGAGCTGCAGAAGCTCCCGGAAGAGGCTATCATTGGGGCATGGCAACTCCCAGCCCTGTGCTACCCCGTGGAACCCGCATTCGCGTTGCTACCACTGGAACCCTAGAGCAAATCCTCATTGGCCCAGCAGGACTAGATGATGGTACCCATAATCTTTTAGGAGCCTTAAAGACTAGTATGGGCACCTTAGGAGCCAAAAATATTAAGGAAATGCAGCAAGTTGAAGTTGTGATTGCGCCTTCTCTACTAACAGAAGGCAAAGTCTACCAAAAAGCCCAGCAATTGGGTATGGGCAAGTAA
- a CDS encoding MutS2 family protein, translated as MIQSETLELLEWNRLCQHLSTFAATKLGAIASRQLKIPDSQAESTQLLEQTKEVYQLESRLSPSLSFEGIQDIGDSLERAELQGILAGDELLAIATTLAGSRNLRRVIDNQEDLPILTELVAELRTYPELEQEIHRCIDERGQVTDRASQKLGEIRTELRRLRSQITQKLQNILQAKSSAVQEQLITQRGDRFVIPVKATHKDVIPGIVHDTSTSGATLYVEPNSIVPVGNQLRQAIRREQTEEEVIRRALTEQVAAVKPDLERLLAIVTTLDLATARARYSFWLGANPPRFINWNEQESITLRQLRHPLLVWQHQHEQSQPVIPVDLLINPEIRVVTITGPNTGGKTVTLKTLGLAALMAKVGLFVPAREPVEIPWFNQVLADIGDEQSLQQSLSTFSGHIRRISRILEALGGERGEDEEVISPSSLVLLDEVGAGTDPAEGSALAIALLQHLASHARLTVATTHFGELKALKYEDARFENASVEFDESTLSPTYRLLWGIPGRSNALTIARRLGLKPEVVEQAKTHLGGATDEVNQVIAGLEAQRRSQETKAAEAQKLLQQAERLYKEVSAKAANLEERERTLKASQEAAVQQAIAQAKGEIAQVIRRLQQGTPTAQDAQQATNALNQIAQKFQPATPAKPKAGFMPKVGDRVRLSQFGQTAEVLVAPDDDGELTVRFGIMKMTVKLEDVESLDGQKAEPIVKPKPAPPAVTPPTPPALAIRTSKNTVDLRGKRVADAELLLDKAISEAIGPIWIIHGHGTGKLRQGVHTYLQQHPRVSHYEAAEQVDGGSGVTVAYVE; from the coding sequence TTGATCCAATCTGAAACCTTAGAACTACTAGAATGGAATCGCCTCTGCCAGCATCTTTCGACCTTTGCGGCAACTAAGTTAGGGGCGATCGCATCGCGTCAGCTAAAAATTCCCGACTCTCAAGCGGAAAGTACGCAGTTGTTGGAGCAAACAAAAGAAGTCTACCAACTGGAAAGCCGTTTATCTCCCAGCCTATCCTTCGAGGGAATCCAAGATATTGGTGATTCTCTGGAACGGGCAGAACTGCAAGGAATCTTGGCAGGGGACGAATTATTAGCGATCGCTACCACCCTCGCTGGCAGTAGGAATTTACGTCGTGTAATTGATAACCAAGAAGATTTACCCATCCTGACGGAGTTGGTTGCCGAGTTACGGACTTATCCCGAACTTGAGCAAGAAATTCACCGTTGTATCGATGAACGGGGACAGGTAACAGATCGCGCCAGCCAAAAGCTAGGGGAAATTCGTACAGAACTGCGGAGATTACGCAGCCAAATTACGCAAAAGCTGCAAAATATTTTACAAGCAAAATCTAGCGCAGTTCAAGAACAACTGATTACCCAAAGAGGCGATCGCTTTGTTATTCCTGTCAAAGCGACACACAAAGACGTTATCCCCGGTATTGTCCACGATACCTCTACCAGTGGAGCCACGCTCTATGTGGAACCCAATAGCATTGTACCCGTAGGGAATCAATTACGCCAAGCAATTAGAAGAGAGCAGACAGAAGAAGAAGTAATTCGCCGCGCTTTAACAGAGCAAGTAGCAGCCGTTAAACCTGACTTAGAAAGGTTATTAGCAATTGTTACTACCTTGGATCTGGCTACAGCCAGGGCACGTTACAGTTTTTGGCTAGGAGCCAATCCCCCCAGATTTATCAACTGGAACGAGCAAGAGAGTATTACTCTGCGGCAGTTGCGTCATCCGTTGTTAGTATGGCAGCATCAACACGAACAAAGCCAACCAGTAATTCCGGTTGATTTATTGATCAATCCAGAAATTCGGGTAGTAACTATCACCGGGCCAAATACTGGCGGTAAAACTGTCACCTTAAAAACCCTCGGCTTGGCGGCATTGATGGCTAAAGTGGGTTTATTTGTCCCCGCCCGCGAACCTGTAGAAATACCTTGGTTTAACCAAGTTTTAGCAGATATTGGTGACGAACAATCCTTACAGCAAAGTTTATCGACTTTTTCAGGACATATCCGCCGGATTAGTCGGATTTTGGAGGCGCTAGGTGGGGAAAGAGGGGAAGATGAAGAAGTCATATCTCCCTCATCCCTAGTATTACTTGATGAAGTCGGTGCAGGAACCGATCCGGCTGAAGGTAGTGCTTTAGCGATCGCTCTTTTACAACATCTAGCCAGCCACGCCCGACTAACAGTAGCGACAACTCACTTTGGCGAACTCAAAGCGCTGAAATACGAAGATGCGCGATTTGAGAACGCTTCTGTAGAATTTGATGAAAGTACCCTATCACCAACTTATCGGTTGCTGTGGGGAATACCTGGACGTTCCAACGCCTTGACAATTGCCCGTCGCTTGGGGCTAAAACCAGAAGTTGTCGAACAAGCAAAAACCCATCTGGGAGGAGCAACAGACGAAGTTAACCAAGTGATTGCTGGCTTAGAAGCGCAACGCCGCAGCCAAGAAACCAAAGCAGCGGAAGCACAAAAATTGTTACAGCAAGCAGAACGTTTATATAAAGAAGTTTCCGCCAAAGCCGCAAATTTGGAAGAAAGGGAACGTACTTTAAAGGCTTCGCAAGAAGCAGCAGTGCAACAAGCGATCGCCCAAGCTAAAGGTGAAATTGCCCAAGTGATTCGTCGCTTGCAGCAAGGTACGCCTACCGCCCAAGACGCCCAACAAGCAACTAACGCCCTCAATCAAATTGCGCAGAAATTCCAGCCAGCCACGCCAGCAAAACCCAAAGCTGGATTTATGCCCAAAGTAGGCGATCGCGTCCGGCTTTCTCAGTTTGGGCAAACAGCAGAAGTATTAGTCGCCCCCGATGACGATGGTGAATTGACTGTTCGCTTTGGCATCATGAAAATGACAGTCAAGCTGGAAGACGTGGAATCTTTAGATGGGCAAAAAGCTGAACCGATTGTCAAACCAAAACCAGCACCACCAGCAGTTACTCCACCAACACCACCAGCCCTGGCAATCCGGACTTCCAAAAATACAGTCGATTTGCGCGGAAAACGTGTAGCTGATGCCGAATTGCTTTTAGATAAGGCAATTTCCGAAGCTATAGGCCCGATATGGATCATTCACGGACATGGTACTGGCAAACTGCGGCAAGGCGTACATACCTATTTGCAGCAGCATCCTAGAGTGAGTCACTACGAAGCCGCAGAACAAGTAGATGGCGGTAGTGGTGTCACTGTTGCTTATGTAGAATAA